In Candidatus Defluviibacterium haderslevense, the following are encoded in one genomic region:
- a CDS encoding sigma 54-interacting transcriptional regulator produces the protein MKKNNNSIKTLGELIKSGYQSSSIKHEIRKNLITKLSSKEKLFEGIYGYDKTVIPDLQRALLSEHNILFLGLRGQAKTRIARQICTLLNDEIPIIAGSELNDDPLNPISAYGKKMVAQLGDQTPIEWINRTDRYVEKLATPDVSVSDLIGDIDPIKAVNQKLSFADEQSIHYGLIPRSNRSIFVINELPDLQARIQVSLFNILEEGDVQIRGFKVRMPLDILFVFTANPEDYTHRGSIITPLKDRIESQIITHYPDELEISRLITQQEAKIAPDLKASIRIPEAILNMIEQIAFVAREHELVDEKSGVSARLTISALELLYSAIERRMLINGETKGIARIIDLLSIIPAITGKLELVYEGEQKGTYEVALEILNEAIQEECEIIFPPIEKKKKNGPDIYKPVTDWFVTSGSIDMESDMSQKAFIKVMNQFPTPELLMEMMEIEKQDVLLWREMTLHYLCHHQILQKEWHDQRLAIRDPLANMLNDLNMSTN, from the coding sequence ATGAAAAAAAACAATAATAGCATTAAAACCCTGGGAGAACTTATAAAAAGTGGGTATCAATCAAGCTCAATTAAACATGAAATCAGAAAGAATTTAATCACTAAATTAAGTTCTAAAGAAAAACTATTTGAAGGCATTTATGGCTATGACAAAACCGTAATACCTGACTTGCAACGCGCATTATTGAGTGAACACAATATTTTGTTTCTAGGATTAAGAGGCCAGGCTAAAACAAGAATCGCAAGACAAATTTGCACTTTATTGAATGATGAAATTCCCATTATTGCAGGGTCAGAATTAAATGATGACCCATTGAATCCAATCAGTGCATACGGAAAAAAAATGGTTGCACAATTGGGTGATCAGACACCCATTGAATGGATCAATCGAACAGATCGATATGTTGAAAAACTAGCAACACCTGATGTTTCGGTCTCTGATTTAATTGGCGATATAGATCCTATAAAAGCAGTCAACCAAAAACTGTCCTTTGCAGATGAACAAAGTATACACTACGGGCTTATACCGAGAAGTAATCGCTCCATTTTTGTGATCAATGAATTACCTGATTTACAAGCACGAATTCAAGTCTCCCTATTTAATATTCTGGAAGAAGGTGATGTACAGATTCGTGGATTTAAAGTTAGAATGCCATTGGATATATTGTTTGTATTTACTGCAAATCCGGAAGATTATACGCACCGCGGAAGCATTATTACCCCATTAAAAGACAGAATTGAAAGTCAAATCATCACCCACTATCCTGATGAGTTAGAAATTTCCAGGTTGATTACACAGCAAGAGGCTAAAATAGCACCTGATTTGAAAGCGTCTATCAGAATCCCTGAGGCCATTTTAAATATGATTGAACAGATAGCATTTGTCGCCAGGGAACATGAATTGGTTGATGAAAAAAGTGGCGTATCTGCCAGGCTTACTATATCAGCTTTAGAATTATTATATAGTGCTATTGAAAGACGAATGTTGATTAATGGTGAAACCAAGGGCATTGCCCGGATTATTGATTTACTTTCGATCATTCCAGCCATTACTGGTAAATTGGAACTCGTCTATGAAGGCGAACAAAAAGGAACTTACGAAGTAGCTTTAGAAATCCTCAACGAAGCCATTCAAGAAGAATGCGAAATCATTTTTCCTCCTATAGAGAAAAAGAAAAAAAACGGCCCCGACATTTACAAGCCAGTTACGGATTGGTTTGTGACTTCAGGATCTATCGATATGGAGAGCGATATGTCACAGAAAGCTTTTATTAAAGTAATGAATCAATTTCCCACGCCTGAATTACTAATGGAAATGATGGAAATCGAAAAGCAGGATGTTTTATTATGGCGCGAGATGACCTTACATTATCTCTGCCATCATCAAATTCTACAAAAAGAATGGCATGATCAAAGGCTTGCAATCCGAGATCCTTTAGCCAATATGCTGAATGATCTGAATATGTCTACGAATTGA
- a CDS encoding enoyl-CoA hydratase/isomerase family protein, whose product MNQFVKTDIDQGLATITFFTEASNSLPGVILKELVDHINAAGTNEAVKLIVLQSGGDRTFCAGASFDELASINDIQTGKVFFMGFANVINAMRKCPKIIIGRIHGKAVGGGVGLAAACDYTMSTTHATVRLSELAVGIGPFVIGPVVERRMGLSAFSQMALNATEWQTAEWAKTHGLYHEVFDTSALLDDYLKRFTTILLNSNPLALKELKTVFWSNTDHWDTLLESRAAISGELVLSHFTKEAIAKFKVG is encoded by the coding sequence ATGAATCAATTTGTAAAAACGGATATAGATCAAGGATTGGCAACCATTACATTTTTTACTGAAGCGAGTAATTCATTGCCGGGTGTTATTTTAAAAGAACTTGTTGACCACATAAATGCAGCAGGAACGAATGAGGCTGTGAAATTAATCGTATTGCAATCTGGAGGCGACCGAACTTTTTGTGCCGGTGCGAGTTTTGATGAATTAGCCTCAATAAATGACATTCAAACAGGTAAAGTTTTTTTTATGGGTTTTGCTAATGTGATTAATGCCATGCGTAAGTGCCCTAAGATCATCATTGGTAGAATACATGGCAAAGCTGTTGGCGGTGGGGTAGGGTTGGCTGCAGCATGTGATTATACTATGTCTACAACGCATGCTACCGTTCGTTTGAGTGAACTTGCAGTTGGCATCGGTCCCTTTGTAATTGGACCTGTAGTAGAGCGCAGAATGGGTTTGAGTGCATTTTCACAGATGGCATTAAATGCCACGGAATGGCAGACTGCCGAATGGGCCAAAACCCATGGATTGTACCATGAAGTATTTGATACCTCCGCATTGCTGGATGATTATTTAAAACGATTCACGACTATATTATTGAATTCAAATCCCCTGGCTTTAAAAGAATTAAAAACAGTATTTTGGTCCAATACAGACCATTGGGATACTTTACTGGAATCAAGGGCAGCCATTTCAGGAGAATTGGTGTTGAGCCATTTTACGAAAGAAGCAATAGCAAAGTTTAAAGTAGGGTAA
- a CDS encoding T9SS type A sorting domain-containing protein — protein sequence MKSKKKLFIYCIYLLHISIYSQFNYSISTDTFRIPNWPNIHSFTYGIFNESIYMFGGRLDGIHDKNSGFENKFSNDQIYRWNTKTQTITQYSLDSLSPSMIEPLSAANAAFTQVNNQLMIIGGYGQSKTGAYKTYPSLITVNLAKLDQAIASNQNIGTAFKQIIDDTFAVAGGQLEVLDQLYYLTGGHRFEGIYKDSSLVVNQRYTSACRIFNIDFSGDTLSIDFKKEIVDEFNFHRRDFNLSPFIMQDRNEKLMCFAGVFLVNENRPFMNLAAVNYNGYEDIPNFNQRFTNYTCPHVGFYSDIKNEMHKVFFGGMAEYYRDTLDQVVRDPFVPFVKSISSISRMSDGTFQETLLKEKMPAYLGTNSEIFLNPQLPNFRNKIINLDSIQKDSTWLGYIFGGIYNPLNEANPFEKNKASLTLANPYIINVQLIKNKSTQVQEPNSSAQQNKFEWILSPNPATHKISIISPNVNIETLSIWITNASGKLVHYEKLDHQSTINIASLPAGMYQIYALMNGTAFNSKVFYKID from the coding sequence GTGAAATCAAAAAAAAAGCTTTTTATATACTGTATTTACTTACTGCATATTTCGATTTATAGCCAATTTAATTATTCCATTTCAACTGACACATTTCGCATTCCAAATTGGCCTAATATTCATTCTTTTACTTATGGAATTTTCAATGAATCCATTTACATGTTTGGTGGTCGACTAGATGGCATACATGATAAAAACAGTGGTTTCGAGAACAAGTTTTCCAATGATCAAATCTATCGATGGAACACTAAAACTCAAACCATAACTCAATATTCTTTGGATTCATTGTCACCATCAATGATTGAACCACTTAGCGCTGCCAATGCTGCATTTACTCAAGTCAACAATCAATTAATGATCATTGGTGGTTATGGACAATCTAAAACAGGTGCATACAAAACCTATCCCAGTCTGATAACAGTTAATTTAGCCAAGCTGGATCAAGCAATAGCATCAAATCAAAATATCGGTACTGCATTCAAACAAATCATTGATGACACATTCGCTGTGGCTGGAGGACAATTAGAAGTGTTAGATCAATTGTATTACTTGACTGGTGGTCATCGCTTTGAAGGCATTTATAAAGACAGTTCTTTAGTCGTCAATCAAAGATATACTTCAGCATGTCGCATATTCAATATAGATTTTTCAGGTGATACCCTATCCATAGATTTCAAAAAAGAAATTGTAGATGAGTTTAATTTCCACAGACGGGATTTTAATTTATCTCCATTTATTATGCAAGACAGGAATGAAAAATTAATGTGTTTTGCAGGCGTATTTTTAGTGAATGAAAATAGGCCCTTCATGAATCTTGCTGCGGTAAATTATAATGGCTATGAAGACATCCCGAATTTTAATCAGCGCTTCACCAATTACACTTGTCCGCATGTTGGATTTTATTCGGATATCAAGAATGAAATGCATAAAGTTTTTTTTGGAGGCATGGCGGAATATTATAGAGATACATTAGATCAAGTGGTGAGAGATCCTTTTGTTCCATTTGTAAAATCTATCAGCAGCATTTCCCGAATGTCTGATGGAACATTTCAAGAAACATTACTCAAAGAAAAAATGCCTGCATATCTAGGTACCAATTCAGAAATATTTCTGAATCCCCAACTACCCAATTTTAGAAATAAGATTATTAATTTAGATTCAATTCAAAAAGATAGTACATGGTTGGGATATATCTTTGGTGGCATTTACAATCCATTAAATGAAGCTAATCCATTCGAAAAAAACAAAGCAAGTTTGACCCTAGCCAATCCATATATTATTAATGTACAACTTATAAAAAATAAATCTACTCAGGTCCAAGAACCCAATAGTTCAGCGCAACAAAATAAATTCGAATGGATCCTATCACCCAATCCTGCAACTCATAAAATAAGCATCATATCTCCGAATGTAAATATTGAAACATTAAGCATTTGGATTACAAACGCATCCGGAAAACTAGTACACTACGAAAAATTAGACCACCAATCAACCATCAACATAGCATCACTACCTGCTGGAATGTATCAGATTTATGCATTAATGAATGGAACTGCATTCAATTCAAAAGTGTTTTATAAAATAGATTAA
- a CDS encoding T9SS type A sorting domain-containing protein: protein MKRLLFFQFVAFFTLHFSYTQNTSWEFINHSNRCDLLNDVLLDIDGNYNGLVESFDYLNLYDSSEFSQIKIMKINPYGKKIDEKIILSSNYNYHPRSIFKMKDNYFITCIHYKKPVFYNMDFILFKCDLNFNIIDSISINYPEFSIPNSYSQVINDTLLCILDLNHLNKITAATEFIQIDHDGKLIKTHREREPSQNYGPHTISSSLDNSKYMAMGDVLMILDKNLNLVSIDSFISHEHRYFITTNSTTLLRWSEKKYLMASVSWEFTADLHLWFIDNNFKPIKSVLDRTDTTNDFCAWNGSIAYYNRNSIYTAGTSGPSVFPFDSSAVFITKLDSNLNVKWKKVFALDNYYALFKILPTADDGCLVGGWFSTITPHVYPKYEAYFLKVDADGNVTNTDDETHINWEAMIYPNPSPGSFKFDVIDDSGISYRVDIIDLQGKIVHSSQNQTNNNTINLNFLPSGMYTYNLFRKDALISSGKWIKQ, encoded by the coding sequence ATGAAGAGGTTACTTTTTTTTCAATTCGTTGCTTTTTTTACATTACATTTTTCATACACTCAAAATACTTCTTGGGAATTCATCAATCATTCAAATAGATGCGATCTATTAAACGATGTATTACTTGATATAGATGGAAATTATAATGGGTTAGTTGAATCGTTTGACTATCTAAATCTATACGATAGCTCTGAATTCTCTCAAATAAAAATTATGAAAATTAATCCTTATGGTAAAAAAATTGATGAAAAAATAATTTTATCATCTAATTATAACTATCATCCAAGAAGTATTTTCAAAATGAAGGATAATTATTTTATCACTTGTATTCATTATAAAAAACCTGTGTTTTATAATATGGATTTTATATTATTCAAATGTGATTTAAACTTTAATATTATAGATAGTATTAGTATCAATTATCCCGAATTTAGTATACCTAATAGTTATTCTCAAGTAATCAATGATACATTATTATGTATTTTAGATTTAAATCACTTGAATAAAATTACAGCTGCAACCGAATTCATTCAAATAGATCATGATGGGAAATTAATTAAAACACATCGTGAACGAGAACCAAGTCAGAATTATGGGCCTCATACTATATCAAGTTCATTAGACAATTCAAAATATATGGCAATGGGAGATGTATTAATGATCTTGGATAAGAATTTGAATTTGGTTAGTATAGATAGTTTTATTAGTCACGAACACAGGTATTTTATTACAACTAACTCTACCACTTTACTTAGATGGTCAGAAAAAAAGTATTTAATGGCTTCTGTTTCGTGGGAATTTACAGCAGATCTTCATTTGTGGTTTATTGATAATAATTTTAAACCTATTAAGAGTGTTTTAGATAGAACAGACACAACGAATGATTTTTGTGCATGGAATGGATCAATAGCCTATTATAATAGGAATAGCATTTATACAGCCGGCACTTCGGGGCCTTCAGTATTTCCTTTTGATTCCAGTGCAGTGTTTATAACTAAATTGGATTCAAATCTAAATGTAAAATGGAAGAAAGTATTTGCTTTAGATAATTATTATGCATTATTCAAAATATTGCCTACGGCTGATGATGGATGCTTGGTTGGTGGATGGTTTAGCACTATTACACCGCATGTGTATCCGAAATATGAGGCTTATTTTCTAAAAGTAGATGCTGATGGCAATGTGACAAATACTGATGATGAAACCCATATTAATTGGGAAGCCATGATATATCCCAACCCATCACCAGGAAGTTTTAAATTTGATGTAATAGATGATTCTGGAATCAGTTATAGAGTGGACATTATTGACTTGCAGGGCAAGATCGTACATTCTTCACAGAATCAAACTAATAACAACACTATAAATCTCAATTTCTTGCCTTCTGGAATGTATACTTATAATTTGTTCAGAAAGGATGCTCTTATAAGTTCTGGCAAATGGATTAAGCAATAG
- a CDS encoding iron-sulfur cluster assembly accessory protein, with protein sequence MEVLTETPIIITESAMAQLKRIKEEQQIPDNHGLRVGVKGGGCSGFSYVMGFDTMKDADQVYDINGLQVFMEKAHSLYLVGMQIEWVEGLNNRGFSFVNPNAKETCGCGQSFSA encoded by the coding sequence ATGGAAGTCCTTACCGAAACACCCATCATTATTACAGAATCCGCGATGGCTCAACTTAAACGCATCAAGGAAGAACAACAAATACCTGATAATCATGGCCTTAGAGTTGGAGTCAAAGGAGGAGGTTGTTCTGGATTTAGTTATGTCATGGGATTCGACACCATGAAAGATGCCGACCAGGTATATGATATTAATGGTCTTCAGGTATTTATGGAAAAAGCACACTCACTCTATTTGGTTGGTATGCAAATTGAATGGGTTGAGGGATTAAACAACAGGGGCTTTTCCTTTGTCAATCCAAATGCTAAAGAAACGTGTGGATGTGGCCAGTCTTTTTCTGCCTAA
- a CDS encoding transferase hexapeptide repeat family protein, which produces MIYSYKNFTPYVHPTAFVHPMAVVTGCVRIGADVYVGPFAALRGDFGEIIIEDGCNVQEHCIIHMFPGVSVHLKTNAHIGHGAMIHGAVIGSNVLVGMNTVIMDDVEIGDECIIGAMSFIKEGTRIPSRSLVVGNPARIIKDVSDEMIQWKTKGTQLYQQLARDCHTELKECQALDIFPENWATPNGAYSSWRRGK; this is translated from the coding sequence ATGATTTATTCTTATAAAAATTTTACACCTTATGTGCATCCCACTGCTTTTGTGCACCCCATGGCAGTAGTGACAGGATGTGTTCGAATTGGGGCAGATGTTTATGTGGGGCCTTTTGCTGCGCTTAGGGGTGATTTTGGTGAAATCATTATTGAAGATGGCTGTAATGTTCAAGAGCACTGTATAATTCACATGTTTCCGGGTGTAAGTGTGCACCTTAAAACTAATGCGCACATTGGTCATGGAGCCATGATTCACGGGGCTGTTATAGGCTCTAATGTCCTTGTAGGGATGAACACGGTGATTATGGACGATGTTGAAATTGGTGATGAATGTATAATCGGAGCCATGTCATTCATTAAGGAAGGCACCAGAATTCCCTCTAGAAGTCTGGTGGTTGGGAATCCTGCGCGCATTATTAAGGACGTCAGCGATGAAATGATCCAATGGAAAACCAAAGGCACTCAATTATATCAGCAATTAGCCCGTGATTGTCACACAGAACTCAAAGAATGCCAAGCGCTCGATATATTTCCGGAGAATTGGGCAACGCCCAATGGAGCATATAGTAGTTGGAGACGAGGAAAATAA
- the typA gene encoding translational GTPase TypA: protein MNNIRNIAIIAHVDHGKTTLVDKIMHQTKLFRDNQETGELILDNNELERERGITILAKNVSVRYKDVKINIIDTPGHSDFGGEVERVLNMADGVVLLVDAFEGAMPQTRFVLAKALAMGKKAIVIINKVDKPNCRPEEVHDQVFELFFNLEATEDQLNFPTVYGSSKHGWMSSDYKKPTEDVTYLLDVIIDKIPAPKVSEGNLQVMITSLDYSSFIGRIAIGRVLRGSIKVNQPVSLVKRDGSIAKSRVKELYTFEGLGKAKVESVQAGDICGVFGIDNFEIGDTIADFDSPEGLTPIQVDEPTMCMFFTINNSPFFGKEGKFVTSRHIRERLEKELEKNLAMRMEDTSSPDSMLVYGRGILHLSILIETMRREGYELQVGQPRVIIKVIDGVKCEPVELLTIDVPEAFSGKVIELISQRKGEMTVMEQKGDLTHIEFNIPSRGLIGLRNMLLTASAGEAIIAHRFKDFEPWKGAIPSRVMGVFVSKEQGACTAYSIGNLQDRGAFFVDPGDQLYTGQIIGEHIRPGDLVVNIITSKKLTNMRASGSDGTTHIVPKRNFSLEEALEYIQEDEYVEVTPKSIRMRKVVLDENERKKSQKQVESMA, encoded by the coding sequence ATGAATAATATAAGAAATATAGCCATCATCGCTCACGTAGATCATGGAAAAACTACTTTGGTGGATAAAATCATGCACCAAACTAAGCTCTTTAGAGATAATCAGGAAACTGGTGAATTGATCCTGGATAACAATGAGTTAGAGCGCGAAAGGGGAATTACCATTTTAGCAAAGAACGTTTCTGTTCGATATAAAGATGTCAAAATCAATATCATCGATACACCTGGTCACTCCGACTTTGGAGGTGAGGTGGAACGTGTATTGAATATGGCTGACGGTGTTGTTTTGTTGGTGGATGCATTTGAAGGTGCTATGCCTCAGACCCGTTTTGTTTTGGCTAAGGCCTTAGCTATGGGTAAGAAAGCCATAGTAATCATCAATAAAGTGGACAAACCCAACTGTCGTCCTGAGGAAGTTCATGATCAGGTTTTTGAGTTATTCTTTAATCTTGAAGCTACAGAAGATCAATTGAACTTTCCGACTGTGTATGGATCCTCCAAGCATGGATGGATGAGTTCTGATTATAAAAAACCTACTGAGGATGTTACCTATTTGTTGGATGTAATTATTGATAAAATTCCCGCACCAAAGGTTTCAGAAGGAAACTTACAGGTAATGATCACATCACTTGATTATTCTTCTTTTATTGGAAGAATTGCCATCGGTAGGGTATTGAGAGGATCTATAAAAGTGAATCAACCTGTATCGCTTGTTAAACGAGATGGAAGTATCGCAAAATCAAGAGTTAAAGAATTATATACGTTTGAAGGATTGGGTAAAGCGAAAGTCGAATCAGTTCAAGCGGGGGATATTTGTGGAGTTTTTGGAATTGATAATTTTGAAATTGGTGATACGATTGCTGATTTTGACAGTCCTGAAGGATTAACACCCATTCAGGTTGATGAACCTACCATGTGTATGTTTTTCACGATCAACAATTCGCCATTCTTTGGTAAAGAAGGAAAATTTGTCACTTCAAGGCATATCCGTGAGCGATTGGAGAAAGAATTAGAGAAAAATCTAGCCATGAGAATGGAAGATACAAGTTCTCCGGACTCTATGCTTGTTTATGGTCGTGGGATATTGCACTTGTCCATACTTATTGAAACCATGAGACGAGAAGGATATGAATTGCAGGTAGGGCAACCGCGTGTTATTATAAAAGTCATTGATGGTGTGAAATGTGAGCCGGTGGAATTACTTACCATTGATGTGCCTGAAGCATTTTCCGGTAAAGTGATTGAACTTATCAGTCAGAGGAAGGGAGAAATGACAGTCATGGAACAAAAAGGTGACCTTACACACATAGAATTTAATATTCCTTCCAGAGGTTTGATAGGATTGAGAAATATGTTGTTGACAGCTTCGGCAGGTGAAGCTATTATTGCCCATAGATTTAAAGATTTTGAACCTTGGAAAGGTGCAATTCCTTCAAGGGTAATGGGAGTTTTTGTTTCCAAAGAACAAGGTGCTTGTACAGCCTATTCAATAGGTAATCTACAGGATCGCGGTGCATTCTTTGTCGACCCAGGAGATCAATTATACACGGGTCAAATTATTGGAGAGCACATTCGACCAGGAGATTTAGTTGTAAACATCATTACCAGTAAGAAATTAACGAACATGCGTGCATCAGGTAGTGACGGCACAACGCATATCGTTCCTAAGCGTAATTTTTCATTAGAAGAAGCGCTTGAGTATATCCAAGAAGACGAGTATGTAGAAGTTACACCAAAATCCATTCGTATGAGAAAGGTGGTACTTGACGAAAACGAGCGTAAAAAATCACAAAAGCAGGTGGAGTCAATGGCATAA
- a CDS encoding DUF2461 domain-containing protein, whose amino-acid sequence MIYFKTAFLNFLADLEVYNNREWFNANKKRFKSDVEAPFHVFIERMIELLKKTYPNLNTSAKECVFRIYKDVRFSKDKTPYKSHMSAAISPGGKKDFETPGLYMEFKADKIHIYTGVYAPSTENLIKIRTYIASHLKEFDKLIHDKKFVALYQNIQGEKNKKIPAEFNEAANKQALLYNKSFFYTFEFDSELILKPKLDQHILDCYKVALPLNQFFTDALNS is encoded by the coding sequence ATGATCTATTTTAAGACGGCATTTTTAAATTTTCTGGCTGATCTGGAAGTTTATAATAATCGAGAATGGTTCAATGCTAACAAAAAAAGATTTAAATCTGATGTAGAAGCTCCTTTCCATGTATTCATAGAAAGAATGATTGAATTACTAAAAAAAACATACCCTAATCTTAACACGAGTGCCAAAGAATGTGTGTTTAGAATTTATAAAGATGTTCGATTTAGCAAAGATAAAACACCCTACAAATCTCATATGTCCGCTGCTATTTCTCCTGGTGGCAAAAAAGACTTTGAAACCCCTGGATTGTACATGGAATTCAAGGCAGATAAAATTCATATTTATACTGGCGTTTATGCCCCTAGCACAGAAAATTTAATAAAAATAAGAACTTACATTGCAAGTCATTTAAAGGAATTTGATAAATTGATTCATGATAAAAAATTTGTTGCTTTGTATCAGAATATTCAAGGTGAGAAAAATAAAAAGATTCCAGCAGAATTTAATGAAGCAGCAAACAAACAAGCGCTTCTCTATAATAAATCCTTTTTTTATACCTTTGAATTTGATAGCGAATTGATATTGAAACCCAAATTAGATCAACACATCTTAGATTGTTATAAAGTGGCTTTACCCCTGAATCAGTTTTTTACTGATGCATTAAATTCCTAA
- a CDS encoding DoxX family protein: MRDLFDLLARMFLSTIFLFEAFTSLKFFDRTKSTMTEYGLTWQQDFLLIATITCLFIGGAFLLIGYRPVFAVTLLLIYWIPVTFIVFSFWNDPPEVQNIHSIFFMKNIAITGGLIHVLVHGTGKYSIRRFFGMTVLPKEKW, from the coding sequence ATGAGAGATTTGTTTGATTTACTAGCTAGGATGTTTCTGTCCACCATATTTTTGTTTGAAGCCTTTACGTCATTGAAATTTTTTGATCGAACTAAGTCCACCATGACGGAGTACGGTTTAACCTGGCAACAAGATTTCCTATTAATTGCCACGATTACCTGTTTATTTATTGGAGGAGCTTTTTTACTCATAGGTTACCGACCTGTTTTTGCAGTAACCTTACTGCTTATTTATTGGATCCCGGTTACATTTATTGTGTTTTCATTTTGGAATGATCCACCTGAAGTTCAAAACATACATTCCATTTTTTTTATGAAAAACATAGCTATAACCGGAGGATTAATACATGTATTGGTACACGGCACAGGTAAGTATAGCATACGACGTTTTTTTGGCATGACAGTGCTACCCAAAGAAAAATGGTAG
- a CDS encoding acyl-CoA desaturase: MIYILLLFFGHWFVSLFFHTSFLHRFASHKMFTASKTVERVFYFFTWVSQGSSYLVPRAYAVMHRMHHEYSDTKEDPHSPYFFKDVFGMMIHTRNIYNGFVSGKLTAASKFCNDLPIWTKLDQFGDHYLVRIAWAILYTATYVFLIHHFDLSYFWLLLLPIHYLMGPVQGAVVNWCGHKYGYQNYENGDHSHNSEPWGVLLMGELFQNNHHKYPTSANFAQKWFEFDPSFQILKLLDRLKIIHLIPA, translated from the coding sequence ATGATATATATTCTTCTCTTGTTTTTTGGACATTGGTTTGTTTCCTTATTTTTTCACACCTCTTTTTTACATCGGTTCGCTTCTCATAAAATGTTTACTGCCAGTAAAACAGTAGAGCGCGTGTTCTATTTTTTTACCTGGGTTTCACAAGGATCTTCCTATTTAGTTCCAAGAGCCTATGCTGTAATGCATCGGATGCATCATGAGTATAGTGATACTAAAGAAGACCCGCATTCACCTTATTTTTTCAAAGATGTTTTTGGTATGATGATCCATACGCGAAACATTTACAATGGTTTTGTGTCAGGTAAATTAACTGCAGCTTCAAAGTTTTGTAATGACCTTCCTATTTGGACTAAATTAGATCAATTCGGAGATCATTATTTGGTAAGAATTGCATGGGCTATTTTATATACAGCAACCTATGTATTTCTGATCCATCATTTTGATCTGAGCTATTTTTGGCTTTTATTATTGCCTATTCATTATCTAATGGGTCCTGTTCAGGGAGCTGTGGTCAATTGGTGTGGCCACAAATATGGATACCAAAATTATGAAAACGGAGATCATTCCCATAATTCAGAACCATGGGGTGTTTTATTGATGGGCGAATTATTCCAAAACAATCATCATAAATATCCCACCTCCGCGAATTTTGCACAGAAGTGGTTTGAGTTTGATCCATCTTTTCAGATACTTAAATTGTTAGATCGATTAAAAATTATTCATTTGATTCCTGCTTGA